One Oryza brachyantha chromosome 3, ObraRS2, whole genome shotgun sequence DNA segment encodes these proteins:
- the LOC102707388 gene encoding protein TIFY 11g-like isoform X2 yields the protein MDTGGGGGGMFTAATRGRSLELPPYMREQPQPQPQERRAMDARTMQLFPGGVTSPSSSTQERGRPEVQKAATTAPLTIVYGGQVLVFEHYTAEAAERLIQRTQQLVAAAGGGNAVAVNPPEPMSTPVSRLSGSGGSSICMPIARKASLQRFLQKRKHN from the exons GCGTGGGCGCAGCCTCGAGCTGCCACCATACATGCGGGAGCAGCCGCAGCCTCAGCCACAGGAGAGAAGGGCGATGGACGCACGGACGATGCAGCTCTTCCCAGGCGGCGTcacatcgccgtcgtcgtcgacccAAGAACGAGGACG GCCGGAAGTGcagaaggcggcgacgacggcgccatTGACCATCGTCTATGGCGGACAGGTGCTGGTGTTCGAGCACTACACGGCGGAGGCAGCCGAGAGGCTGATCCAACGGACGCAGCAGCTTGTGGCTGCAGCTGGTGGCGGCAATGCCGTTGCTGTCAACCCGCCGGAGCCCATGTCGACACCTGTCTCGAGGCtctccggcagcggcggcagcagcataTGCATGCCGATCGCGAGGAAGGCGTCGCTGCAGCGCTTCCTCCAAAAGAGAAAGCACAA